From a region of the Chloroflexota bacterium genome:
- a CDS encoding ABC transporter permease: protein MKAGAAAKRPPLGQAIAEYGPAVLLVALAFAAWEIATRVWRIQAWLLPAPSAIARAAVDARHLLGPHLAQTVAETLVGFAVALASGLMLALLIDVSATLRRALYPLLVVSQTIPIIAIAPLLVIWFGYGLLPKVVVVGLVCFFPIVVGTADGLRSTDPDLIALLQSMGATRRQIFLKVRVPASLPGMFTGIKVAITYSVVGAIIGEWVGASRGLGVFMLRASNSFRTDWVFATIGVVSALSLALFLAVVAAERLALPWFYTRAREERWEEM, encoded by the coding sequence ATGAAGGCAGGCGCAGCGGCCAAACGGCCGCCTCTGGGTCAGGCCATCGCCGAATACGGCCCCGCTGTGCTGCTGGTGGCGCTGGCCTTCGCCGCATGGGAAATCGCGACGCGGGTGTGGCGCATCCAGGCCTGGCTTCTGCCCGCGCCCTCGGCCATCGCCCGCGCCGCGGTGGACGCCCGCCATCTCCTGGGGCCGCACCTGGCGCAGACGGTGGCGGAGACGCTCGTCGGATTCGCCGTCGCGCTGGCGAGCGGGCTGATGTTGGCGCTCCTCATTGACGTTTCGGCCACGCTGCGGCGGGCGCTGTACCCCCTGCTGGTGGTGTCGCAGACGATCCCCATCATCGCCATAGCGCCGCTGCTGGTCATCTGGTTCGGCTACGGCCTGCTCCCCAAGGTGGTGGTCGTGGGGTTGGTCTGCTTCTTCCCCATCGTGGTGGGCACGGCCGACGGGCTGCGCTCCACCGACCCCGACCTCATCGCGCTCCTGCAATCCATGGGGGCCACCCGCCGCCAGATTTTCCTCAAGGTGCGCGTGCCCGCCTCGCTGCCCGGGATGTTCACCGGCATCAAGGTGGCCATCACCTACAGCGTCGTCGGGGCCATCATCGGCGAGTGGGTGGGCGCAAGCCGTGGACTGGGGGTGTTCATGTTGCGCGCCAGCAACTCCTTCCGCACCGACTGGGTCTTCGCGACCATTGGCGTCGTCTCGGCGCTGAGCCTGGCGCTGTTTCTGGCAGTCGTTGCCGCGGAGCGCCTGGCGCTCCCGTGGTTCTACACCAGAGCACGCGAGGAAAGATGGGAAGAAATGTAG
- a CDS encoding thiamine-binding protein: MMGVSAQVSLYPLGQQDLSPAITEIWKALAAHGLEYTPGPMSTLTWGEDEVILNALRDGFRRAAELGPAVLVITLTNACPAPRKEETP; this comes from the coding sequence ATGATGGGAGTATCGGCGCAGGTGAGTCTGTACCCGCTGGGGCAGCAGGACCTGTCCCCGGCCATCACGGAAATCTGGAAGGCGCTGGCGGCGCATGGCCTGGAGTACACGCCCGGGCCGATGAGCACGCTGACATGGGGCGAAGACGAGGTGATTCTGAACGCGCTCAGGGATGGCTTCCGCCGCGCCGCCGAATTGGGGCCGGCGGTGCTGGTCATCACCCTCACCAACGCGTGCCCCGCGCCGCGCAAGGAGGAGACGCCATGA
- a CDS encoding class I SAM-dependent methyltransferase — MQWPFDPLADLYDSWFDTPLGHTVDLLEKDLLLRFVGLVAGQAALDVGTGTGHFAQFLAERGARVVGVDVSRAMLRVARAKPGMSPLVQADAAALPFGDGVFDLVLSVTALEFVSDAARAVAEMARVCRKGGRVVVGVLNAWSPWAWVRRRAARRNPSDPFAAAHFFAPGEFTRLLAPFGTVRWSSSVFVLPGGQGLRAAWSLERIGRRAFRPFGALLVGRIDV, encoded by the coding sequence ATGCAGTGGCCGTTTGACCCGCTCGCGGACCTCTACGATTCCTGGTTTGACACGCCCCTGGGGCATACGGTGGACCTGCTGGAGAAGGACCTGCTGCTGCGGTTCGTGGGGCTGGTGGCGGGCCAGGCCGCGCTGGACGTGGGGACCGGCACCGGCCACTTCGCGCAGTTTCTCGCCGAGCGCGGCGCGCGGGTGGTGGGCGTGGACGTGTCGCGCGCCATGCTGCGGGTGGCCCGGGCCAAGCCGGGGATGTCACCCCTGGTGCAGGCCGACGCCGCGGCCTTGCCCTTCGGGGACGGCGTCTTTGACCTGGTGCTGTCGGTAACGGCGCTGGAGTTCGTGTCCGACGCGGCGCGGGCCGTGGCCGAGATGGCGCGCGTGTGCCGCAAGGGCGGGCGGGTGGTGGTCGGCGTGCTGAACGCCTGGTCTCCCTGGGCGTGGGTGCGCCGAAGGGCCGCCCGCCGCAACCCGTCTGACCCCTTCGCGGCGGCGCACTTCTTCGCGCCCGGCGAATTCACGCGGTTGCTCGCGCCGTTCGGCACGGTGAGGTGGAGCAGTTCGGTCTTTGTGCTGCCGGGCGGGCAGGGGCTGCGCGCGGCGTGGTCGCTGGAACGCATCGGGCGCAGGGCCTTTCGTCCGTTCGGCGCGCTTCTGGTCGGGAGGATAGACGTATGA
- a CDS encoding thiamine diphosphokinase gives MRTLVVAASVGADSSALARLAESAQLIIAADGGAALALAAGIRPHVVVGDMDSLSAELADSLRRNGVEIRTFPSRKDETDLELALLEAIRRGAEEITIVGALGGRLDHTLGNVYLLTMPQLRGKDVRLVDGRVEAFVVWGRAEIRGGRGDTVSLIPLTPEVRGVQTEGLEYPLRRESLFMGPGRGISNVLLGPVARVSTSDGILLVVVTHGEEEGDAVAV, from the coding sequence ATGCGAACGCTCGTGGTTGCGGCGTCGGTCGGCGCGGACTCGTCGGCGCTGGCCCGCCTGGCGGAATCGGCCCAACTCATCATCGCGGCGGACGGCGGGGCGGCGCTGGCCCTCGCCGCCGGCATCCGCCCGCACGTGGTCGTGGGCGACATGGACTCGCTGTCGGCGGAGTTGGCGGACTCCCTGCGCCGAAACGGCGTGGAAATCCGCACCTTCCCGTCGCGCAAGGATGAGACCGACCTGGAGTTGGCGCTGCTGGAGGCCATCAGGCGCGGCGCCGAAGAGATCACCATCGTCGGCGCGCTGGGCGGCCGCCTGGATCACACCCTGGGCAATGTGTACCTGCTCACCATGCCCCAACTGCGGGGCAAGGATGTGCGGCTGGTGGACGGCCGCGTGGAGGCTTTCGTCGTGTGGGGGCGGGCCGAGATTCGCGGTGGGCGCGGCGATACGGTCTCGCTGATCCCCCTCACGCCCGAGGTGCGCGGCGTGCAGACCGAGGGCCTGGAGTACCCGCTGCGCCGCGAAAGCCTGTTCATGGGGCCGGGGCGCGGCATCAGCAACGTCCTGCTGGGGCCTGTGGCCCGCGTGTCCACATCCGACGGCATCCTGCTGGTCGTCGTAACCCACGGCGAGGAGGAGGGCGATGCAGTGGCCGTTTGA